One genomic segment of Nonomuraea coxensis DSM 45129 includes these proteins:
- a CDS encoding maleate cis-trans isomerase family protein, whose translation MRTRSVVSRGRVGVIVAPANPSAEPELTRLLGSRADMHVARFPVRRGLPLAERLESYNDELPLMVYAFDGLPLNAMVMACSEPRYLLGPDEDREQCARLSAAAGAPFASSTLATREALAHVGVSDIVLVSPYQPWLTELAERFWKTAGLTVTQTVQVRAKTGYSSYAVTPSELISQVELADVPEDAVLLFTGTGLPTLPVLGPLSTGNDRLLLTSNLCTAWWALSRATGQRVTLSRVPHRSRVPAQGGHVPAQGSPVPSQGSPIPAQGRRPA comes from the coding sequence ATGCGCACCCGTTCGGTGGTGAGCCGCGGCAGGGTGGGCGTGATCGTGGCGCCCGCGAACCCGTCGGCGGAACCGGAGCTGACCCGCCTGCTCGGGTCGCGGGCCGACATGCACGTCGCCCGCTTCCCCGTGCGGCGCGGGCTGCCCCTGGCCGAGCGCCTGGAGAGCTACAACGACGAGCTCCCCCTCATGGTGTACGCCTTCGACGGCCTGCCGCTCAACGCCATGGTCATGGCCTGCAGCGAGCCCCGCTACCTGCTCGGCCCCGACGAGGACCGCGAGCAGTGCGCGCGGCTGAGCGCGGCGGCCGGCGCGCCGTTCGCCTCGTCGACCCTCGCCACGAGGGAGGCGCTGGCGCACGTCGGCGTGAGCGACATCGTGCTGGTGTCGCCGTACCAGCCGTGGCTGACGGAGCTGGCCGAGCGCTTCTGGAAGACCGCCGGGCTGACGGTCACCCAGACGGTGCAGGTACGCGCCAAGACCGGCTACTCCTCGTACGCCGTCACCCCCTCCGAGCTGATCAGCCAGGTCGAGCTGGCCGACGTGCCCGAGGACGCGGTGCTGCTGTTCACCGGCACCGGCCTGCCCACGCTGCCCGTGCTCGGGCCGCTGAGCACCGGCAACGACCGGCTGCTGCTCACCTCGAACCTCTGCACGGCCTGGTGGGCGCTGTCGCGGGCCACCGGCCAGCGCGTGACGCTGAGCCGCGTCCCCCACCGCAGCCGCGTCCCCGCGCAGGGAGGTCACGTCCCGGCGCAGGGGAGCCCCGTGCCGTCGCAGGGGAGCCCGATCCCCGCGCAGGGGAGGCGCCCGGCATGA
- a CDS encoding FAD-dependent oxidoreductase codes for MNGVIVVGAGPAGLTAALSLARAAIPVTVLESGNEPPRRPRACTFHPATLDLLDGLGVAAGLVAGGRVVDRVQWRDRLGTVLAEMGMNRLDGLTRHPFRVHADQNALTPLLLRALAVYGDADVRFGARVDGVAEGGTGIRVRVGHTWTRARYLIAADGAQSTVRAALGLPFPRSGHIAQALRVFTDSPLDRLLPSLAPLTHVRDVQQSCTLFGLSDHWRIIFKIPVDGHEPLSQGNLSMLVRRALPGAGGPIRVAGADRFALSRGVLPSYRCGRVLFVGDAAHLTSTVGGLNMNAGIHDAAEAAQVIAAVLRGHARPAALEAWAWRRRSVLMQRVLPRGETRLVGVREHDNARLAAAMDGLRAIAGDPDATRAYLAQASLLDNVPGRT; via the coding sequence ATGAACGGCGTCATCGTGGTGGGTGCGGGGCCCGCGGGACTGACCGCGGCGCTCTCGCTGGCCAGGGCGGCGATCCCGGTCACCGTGCTGGAGAGCGGGAACGAGCCGCCGCGCCGGCCACGCGCCTGCACCTTCCACCCGGCCACGCTCGACCTGCTCGACGGGCTGGGCGTGGCGGCGGGGCTGGTCGCGGGAGGCCGCGTCGTGGACCGGGTCCAGTGGCGCGACCGGCTCGGCACCGTGCTCGCCGAGATGGGCATGAACCGGCTGGACGGGCTGACCCGGCATCCGTTCCGGGTCCACGCCGACCAGAACGCGCTCACGCCGCTGCTGCTGCGGGCGCTCGCCGTCTACGGCGACGCCGACGTGCGCTTCGGCGCCCGCGTGGACGGCGTGGCCGAGGGCGGCACCGGCATCCGGGTCCGGGTGGGCCACACCTGGACGCGGGCCAGGTACCTCATCGCCGCCGACGGCGCGCAGAGCACCGTGCGGGCCGCGCTGGGGCTGCCGTTCCCCCGGTCGGGGCACATCGCGCAGGCGCTGCGGGTGTTCACCGACTCGCCGCTGGACCGGCTGCTGCCGAGCCTCGCGCCGCTCACGCACGTACGGGACGTCCAGCAGTCGTGCACCCTGTTCGGGCTCTCCGACCACTGGCGGATCATCTTCAAGATCCCCGTGGACGGGCACGAGCCGCTGTCGCAGGGGAACCTGTCGATGCTGGTCCGCCGGGCGCTGCCGGGCGCGGGCGGCCCGATCCGGGTGGCCGGCGCGGACCGGTTCGCCCTGTCGCGGGGGGTGCTGCCGTCGTACCGGTGCGGGCGGGTGCTGTTCGTCGGCGACGCGGCGCACCTGACCTCGACGGTCGGCGGGCTCAACATGAACGCCGGCATCCACGACGCCGCTGAGGCCGCCCAGGTGATCGCCGCCGTGCTGCGCGGCCACGCCAGGCCGGCCGCGCTGGAGGCGTGGGCGTGGCGGCGGCGCTCGGTGCTGATGCAGCGGGTGCTGCCGCGCGGCGAGACCCGGCTGGTGGGCGTGCGCGAGCACGACAACGCCCGGCTGGCCGCGGCCATGGACGGGTTGCGGGCGATCGCCGGCGACCCCGACGCGACCCGGGCGTACCTGGCCCAGGCGTCCCTGCTCGACAACGTGCCGGGACGAACGTGA
- a CDS encoding RNA polymerase sigma factor codes for MWQTLSDDARQAVRDLCDQHGARLYDYCRTELAAGDAEQAVAGALLTAHLYAGRVSDPALTRPWLYALARAHRAVVAKPASIGSWSRPGRMSELLPEALLSLERPQRELLDLSVRHGLADIELATIFELDVAEVRAIVTRAAAGLEEWFAAIIAARGPEGCEDLTARVSAWVAAPGRRARARLGRHIQSCATCRAAPRTVSAAALLRRLPIATVPGTLANRLASAQPLPGEGPLWRADGFPVQARTLVETGPAETGRWASAPPVADATPSVPVADPTTATQGKPWSAAGAAAADQELPAAPAVRGRHPFAPQSRTRAFRGGAYTDKLVYSTTLKGESNGHARSPDAIIRYGGITMSGEPGGAGKPWQEYWKEPPDDDPEAGAPIRAVSRLALLMGVGLLAAGLVWALLNARDHPAVVTKAAAQTNVLLERPSKWVAKVTAPTPEPVPAGRSGLSSVPRTAELPKPAPPVARLTPSSISLGAARAGSFALACTGRCTITSVSATSGLSVSGRNFRVRERAAECGERDRGGRIVVRWAGTATGDGVRTGGTTSARGTLTLDVSWTAGRGPCA; via the coding sequence ATGTGGCAGACGCTGTCCGACGACGCGCGGCAGGCCGTCCGCGACCTGTGCGACCAGCACGGGGCGCGCCTGTACGACTACTGCCGCACCGAGCTGGCCGCGGGCGACGCCGAACAGGCGGTCGCGGGCGCGCTGCTGACGGCTCACCTGTACGCCGGGCGCGTGAGCGACCCGGCCCTGACCCGGCCCTGGCTGTACGCGCTGGCCCGCGCGCACCGCGCCGTCGTGGCCAAACCGGCCAGCATCGGCTCCTGGTCCCGCCCCGGCCGCATGTCGGAGCTGCTGCCCGAGGCGCTGCTGTCGCTGGAGCGGCCGCAGCGCGAGCTGCTGGACCTGTCGGTACGGCACGGCCTGGCCGACATCGAGCTCGCCACGATCTTCGAGCTGGACGTGGCCGAGGTGCGCGCGATCGTGACCCGGGCCGCGGCCGGCCTTGAGGAGTGGTTCGCCGCGATCATCGCCGCGCGCGGCCCCGAAGGGTGCGAGGACCTGACCGCGCGGGTGTCGGCGTGGGTCGCCGCGCCCGGCCGCCGGGCCAGGGCGAGGCTCGGCCGCCACATCCAGTCCTGCGCGACCTGCCGGGCCGCGCCCAGGACCGTGTCGGCGGCGGCGCTGCTGCGCCGGCTGCCGATCGCCACCGTGCCCGGCACCCTCGCGAACCGGCTGGCGTCTGCGCAGCCTCTGCCCGGAGAGGGACCTCTCTGGCGGGCGGACGGCTTTCCCGTGCAGGCACGCACACTGGTGGAGACCGGCCCCGCGGAGACTGGCCGCTGGGCCTCCGCTCCACCGGTCGCCGACGCCACGCCGTCCGTCCCCGTCGCCGACCCCACGACGGCGACGCAGGGAAAGCCCTGGTCGGCGGCGGGCGCGGCCGCCGCCGACCAGGAGCTCCCGGCCGCTCCCGCGGTGCGCGGGCGGCATCCGTTCGCGCCGCAGAGCCGGACCAGGGCGTTCCGCGGGGGCGCGTACACCGACAAGCTCGTCTACAGCACCACGCTCAAGGGCGAGAGCAACGGCCACGCCAGGTCGCCCGACGCGATCATCCGCTACGGCGGCATCACGATGAGCGGCGAGCCGGGCGGCGCGGGCAAGCCGTGGCAGGAGTACTGGAAGGAGCCGCCCGACGACGACCCGGAGGCGGGCGCCCCGATCCGCGCGGTGTCCCGGCTGGCGCTGCTCATGGGCGTGGGCCTGCTCGCGGCCGGCCTGGTGTGGGCGCTGCTGAACGCCCGTGACCACCCGGCCGTCGTCACCAAGGCGGCGGCGCAGACGAACGTGCTGCTGGAGCGGCCCTCGAAGTGGGTGGCCAAGGTCACCGCGCCCACGCCCGAGCCGGTCCCCGCCGGGCGCTCCGGGCTGAGCAGCGTGCCGAGGACGGCGGAGCTGCCGAAGCCGGCGCCGCCGGTGGCGCGGCTGACGCCCTCGTCGATCTCGCTGGGCGCGGCCCGCGCCGGGTCGTTCGCGCTGGCGTGCACGGGCCGCTGCACGATCACCTCGGTCAGCGCCACGTCCGGCCTGTCGGTCTCGGGCCGGAACTTCCGGGTACGCGAGCGGGCCGCCGAGTGCGGCGAGCGGGACCGCGGCGGCCGGATCGTGGTCCGCTGGGCCGGCACGGCCACGGGCGACGGCGTACGCACCGGCGGCACGACGTCCGCGCGGGGCACGCTGACCCTCGACGTGAGCTGGACCGCCGGCCGGGGCCCCTGCGCGTAG
- a CDS encoding IS1182 family transposase, whose translation MMGHRPERPVGPDVWSTCRELIPAGSVYAFLADHRDELFPEEMFADLYAATDGRPSIPPQMLACVLVLQALLHHSDPEAALAVRCDLRWKAACGLGLQDRGFDPSLLVYFRQRLRRSGDPNRIFARVSRLAAGSGALRGRTRRVLDSAVLDDAVATQDTITQLIAAIRRAGRQVPGAAQVIAGHCHATDYTEAGKPAIAWNDATARQELVSGLVTDALTVVAAFETAALAGELDETAGQALALLALVAGQDVEPAEGSDGTDGRWRIARKVATDRVISTVDAQARHVHKTVHHRQDGYKAHVVIEPDTGLFTGVRLTMATGAGNHEAVVGVDLLAEPPAEPPAEPPADPPAGPATFEVLGDTAYGTGDARAALAAAGHFVIFKPAPLRPAVPGGFTIDDFHVDEAAGTVTCPADVTRRLTAARSVTFGAACRSCPFRQRCTTSKNGRSLQVHPHDALLRQARHAWATDPGLTATYRQHRPMVERSIAWLIGADGGARKLRYRGVQRNNLWLHLRAAALNLRRLINLGLTPTQGTWALQPATG comes from the coding sequence ATGATGGGGCATCGTCCCGAGCGGCCGGTAGGGCCGGATGTGTGGAGCACCTGCCGGGAGTTGATCCCGGCAGGGAGCGTGTACGCCTTCCTGGCCGACCACCGCGATGAGCTGTTTCCCGAGGAGATGTTCGCCGACCTGTATGCCGCGACCGATGGCCGGCCGAGCATCCCGCCGCAGATGCTGGCGTGTGTGCTGGTGTTGCAGGCATTGCTGCATCACTCCGATCCTGAAGCCGCGCTGGCGGTGCGCTGTGATCTGCGCTGGAAGGCCGCCTGCGGGCTGGGACTGCAGGATCGGGGCTTCGATCCCTCCCTGCTGGTGTACTTCCGGCAGCGGCTGCGCAGGTCGGGCGACCCGAACCGGATCTTTGCCCGGGTCAGCCGCCTGGCCGCCGGCAGCGGGGCCCTGCGCGGCCGGACCCGGCGGGTGCTGGACTCGGCCGTGCTGGACGACGCGGTGGCCACCCAGGACACCATCACCCAGCTGATCGCGGCGATCCGGCGGGCGGGCAGGCAGGTGCCCGGCGCCGCCCAGGTGATCGCCGGACATTGTCATGCCACCGACTACACCGAGGCGGGCAAACCCGCCATCGCCTGGAACGACGCCACGGCACGGCAGGAACTGGTGTCCGGCCTGGTCACCGATGCGCTCACGGTGGTGGCCGCGTTCGAGACGGCCGCGCTGGCGGGCGAGCTGGACGAGACGGCCGGCCAGGCGCTGGCGCTGCTGGCGCTGGTGGCCGGGCAGGATGTCGAACCGGCCGAGGGCTCTGACGGCACCGATGGGCGCTGGCGGATCGCGCGCAAGGTCGCCACCGACCGGGTCATCTCCACCGTCGACGCCCAGGCCCGGCACGTGCACAAGACCGTGCACCACCGGCAGGACGGCTACAAGGCGCATGTCGTGATCGAGCCCGATACCGGACTGTTCACCGGCGTCCGGCTGACCATGGCCACCGGAGCCGGCAACCACGAGGCGGTGGTCGGTGTCGATCTACTGGCCGAGCCACCCGCCGAGCCACCCGCCGAGCCACCCGCCGACCCGCCGGCCGGCCCGGCGACGTTCGAGGTGCTGGGCGACACGGCGTATGGCACCGGAGACGCCCGCGCCGCGCTGGCCGCTGCCGGGCACTTCGTCATCTTCAAGCCCGCACCCCTGCGCCCGGCGGTGCCCGGCGGCTTCACCATCGACGACTTCCATGTCGATGAGGCTGCGGGCACGGTCACCTGCCCAGCTGATGTGACACGGCGCCTCACCGCGGCACGGTCGGTGACCTTCGGAGCCGCCTGCCGGTCCTGCCCGTTCCGGCAACGCTGCACGACCAGCAAGAACGGTCGTTCCTTACAGGTGCATCCACACGACGCCCTGTTACGACAGGCCCGTCATGCCTGGGCCACCGATCCCGGCCTGACCGCCACCTACCGGCAGCACCGCCCCATGGTCGAACGCTCCATCGCCTGGCTCATCGGCGCCGACGGCGGCGCCCGCAAGCTCCGCTACCGCGGCGTCCAGCGCAACAACCTCTGGCTCCACCTCCGGGCAGCCGCCCTGAACCTGCGTCGCCTGATCAACCTCGGACTCACTCCCACCCAGGGCACCTGGGCGCTCCAGCCGGCCACCGGCTGA
- a CDS encoding Xaa-Pro dipeptidyl-peptidase, whose protein sequence is MSSLRPALVAVAATTLAATTVTALPARAATPAITVENGRTQPVFSYTDAVREHVYVESPVDSDADGALDKVRVDIIRPKESGPGLKVPVIIDESPYYDNSGRGNEGERKVYDAAGNVVRFPLFYDNYFVPRGYAVLNVDMLGTTRSDGCPDVGGKADVLGGKAVIDWLNGRAKATRADGSPAVADWTTGSAAMIGKSYDGTLANAVAATGVPGLKTIVPISAISSWYKYQRSNGVIYNYDYASWLANYIDTDPEAKCQAVRDRMDAEDGDDTGDYNAFWAERDYIKGLLGDASKVRASVFAVHTVNDLNVRPDNFSTWWKALADRGVPRKIWVGQTQHVDPFDFEGRRGLWVDTLHRWFDHYLHGVRNGIAQEPRADVEIGPAQWITQRDWPAPFAIKASLRPSADGSLGLRPAARNSTATFTDVAMSENDMVADVGTAHPGRVAFTTGALPLDLRLSGTPTADLRVKLNKPTANLTALLVDFGERARVDWRRGQGITTLTEEDCWGESTTADDGCYRKVVTNVATRPLEIVARGWIDVQNRDSLSEAQPLPVGTYGTVKWLTLPQDYTFKKGHRIGLVIAGTDSTYTGERGTGATVTVDLSRSAVAVPFVLGTPLADLPQDQARFRGPDRVELPQPEAEFTFF, encoded by the coding sequence GTGTCATCCTTACGCCCGGCCCTCGTCGCCGTCGCCGCCACCACCCTGGCGGCCACGACCGTCACGGCGCTCCCCGCGCGGGCCGCCACCCCCGCCATCACCGTCGAGAACGGCCGCACCCAGCCGGTCTTCTCCTACACCGACGCCGTACGCGAGCACGTGTACGTCGAGTCCCCCGTCGACAGCGACGCCGACGGCGCGCTCGACAAGGTGCGCGTGGACATCATCCGCCCCAAGGAGTCCGGCCCCGGCCTCAAGGTGCCGGTGATCATCGACGAGAGCCCCTACTACGACAACTCCGGCCGCGGCAACGAAGGCGAGCGCAAGGTCTACGACGCGGCGGGCAACGTCGTGAGGTTCCCGCTCTTCTACGACAACTACTTCGTCCCGCGCGGCTACGCCGTGCTCAACGTCGACATGCTCGGCACCACCAGGTCCGACGGCTGCCCCGACGTCGGCGGCAAGGCCGACGTGCTGGGCGGCAAGGCCGTCATCGACTGGCTGAACGGCCGCGCCAAGGCCACCAGGGCCGACGGCAGCCCGGCCGTCGCCGACTGGACCACCGGCAGCGCCGCGATGATCGGCAAGTCGTACGACGGCACGCTGGCCAACGCCGTCGCCGCCACCGGCGTGCCCGGCCTGAAGACGATCGTGCCGATCTCGGCCATCAGCTCCTGGTACAAGTACCAGCGCTCGAACGGCGTGATCTACAACTACGACTACGCCTCCTGGCTGGCCAACTACATCGACACCGACCCCGAGGCCAAGTGCCAGGCGGTCCGCGACCGGATGGACGCCGAGGACGGCGACGACACCGGCGACTACAACGCCTTCTGGGCCGAGCGCGACTACATCAAGGGCCTGCTCGGCGACGCCTCCAAGGTCCGGGCCAGCGTCTTCGCCGTGCACACGGTCAACGACCTGAACGTCCGGCCGGACAACTTCTCCACCTGGTGGAAGGCACTCGCCGACCGGGGCGTGCCGCGCAAGATCTGGGTCGGCCAGACCCAGCACGTGGACCCGTTCGACTTCGAGGGCCGGCGCGGGCTCTGGGTGGACACCCTGCACCGCTGGTTCGACCACTACCTGCACGGCGTGCGCAACGGCATCGCGCAGGAGCCCCGCGCCGACGTGGAGATCGGCCCCGCCCAGTGGATCACCCAGCGCGACTGGCCCGCGCCGTTCGCGATCAAGGCGTCGCTGCGGCCCTCGGCCGACGGCTCGCTCGGCCTCCGGCCGGCCGCCAGGAACAGCACCGCGACCTTCACCGACGTGGCCATGAGCGAGAACGACATGGTGGCCGACGTCGGCACCGCCCACCCCGGCCGGGTCGCCTTCACCACCGGCGCGCTCCCGCTGGACCTGCGCCTGTCCGGCACGCCCACCGCCGACCTGCGGGTCAAGCTGAACAAGCCGACCGCCAACCTGACCGCCCTGCTCGTCGACTTCGGCGAGCGGGCCCGCGTCGACTGGCGGCGCGGCCAGGGCATCACCACGCTCACCGAGGAGGACTGCTGGGGCGAGAGCACCACGGCCGACGACGGCTGCTACCGGAAGGTCGTCACGAACGTCGCCACCCGCCCGCTGGAGATCGTCGCCCGCGGCTGGATCGACGTCCAGAACCGTGACTCGCTCAGCGAGGCCCAGCCGCTGCCGGTCGGCACGTACGGCACCGTCAAGTGGCTGACGCTGCCGCAGGACTACACCTTCAAGAAGGGCCACAGGATCGGCCTCGTGATCGCCGGCACCGACTCCACCTACACGGGGGAGCGCGGGACCGGCGCCACCGTCACCGTCGACCTGTCGAGGAGCGCCGTCGCCGTGCCGTTCGTGCTCGGGACGCCGCTCGCGGACCTGCCGCAGGACCAGGCCAGGTTCCGCGGCCCGGACCGGGTGGAGCTGCCGCAGCCCGAGGCGGAGTTCACCTTCTTCTAG
- a CDS encoding FadR/GntR family transcriptional regulator, whose protein sequence is MRNVARTSLVDAAIGELRREIAEGTWPVGTKIPSESRLAESLGMSRLSVREAVRVLVHAGLLHTRQGDGTYVTATDESRVALRRRLDTAAAMDIIDVRRGLDLVAARLAAGRRTGEDVTALREILARRADAARAGDLDGFADADVEFHVRVADAAHNALLADLYRGMSDALRDSVRDQEEAALTPDTSHEELLGAIEDGDPGRAVAVSIAILDQQVRDL, encoded by the coding sequence ATGCGCAACGTCGCGCGGACCTCGCTCGTCGACGCCGCGATCGGCGAACTCCGCCGGGAGATCGCCGAAGGCACCTGGCCGGTCGGGACGAAGATCCCGTCCGAGAGCCGGCTCGCCGAGAGCCTCGGCATGAGCCGCCTGTCGGTGCGCGAGGCGGTGCGCGTCCTCGTCCACGCCGGGCTCCTGCACACGCGGCAGGGCGACGGCACCTATGTCACCGCGACCGACGAGTCCAGGGTCGCGCTGCGCCGCCGCCTCGACACGGCCGCCGCCATGGACATCATCGACGTGCGCCGCGGCCTCGACCTCGTGGCCGCGCGCCTGGCCGCCGGCCGGCGCACCGGCGAGGACGTGACCGCGCTGCGCGAGATCCTCGCCCGCAGGGCCGACGCCGCCCGGGCCGGCGACCTCGACGGCTTCGCCGACGCCGACGTCGAGTTTCACGTGCGGGTGGCCGACGCCGCCCACAACGCGCTCCTCGCCGACCTCTACCGCGGCATGAGCGACGCGCTGCGCGACAGCGTACGCGACCAGGAGGAGGCGGCGCTGACGCCGGACACCTCCCACGAGGAGCTGCTGGGCGCGATCGAGGACGGCGACCCGGGGCGCGCGGTCGCCGTCTCGATCGCCATCCTCGACCAGCAGGTACGCGACCTCTGA
- a CDS encoding class I SAM-dependent methyltransferase, giving the protein MGDLSQDLSRFQHPRFARAYARLSAEAESRATGELRGRLLAGLSGRVVEVGAGNGLNFAHYPAEVREVVAVEPDDVLREFAERASGAAKAPVRVVAGHAGALPVADGDCDAVVLSLVLCSVPDQRAALAEVRRVLRPGGEVRFFEHVRSSRPAVSLLQHAVTPLWRRFTGDCHPNRDTARALRDSGLVVEECERFPFKPLPSSPTLTHILGRARNP; this is encoded by the coding sequence ATGGGTGATCTCTCGCAGGACCTGTCGCGGTTCCAGCATCCGCGCTTCGCCCGCGCGTACGCCAGGCTGAGCGCCGAGGCGGAGTCCCGGGCCACCGGCGAGCTGCGCGGGCGCCTGCTGGCCGGCCTGTCGGGGCGGGTCGTCGAGGTCGGCGCGGGCAACGGGCTCAACTTCGCGCACTACCCGGCCGAGGTGCGCGAGGTCGTCGCGGTCGAGCCGGACGACGTGCTGCGGGAGTTCGCCGAGCGGGCGTCGGGAGCCGCGAAGGCGCCCGTGCGGGTGGTGGCCGGCCACGCCGGGGCGCTGCCCGTCGCCGACGGCGACTGCGACGCGGTGGTCCTGTCGCTGGTGCTGTGCTCGGTGCCGGACCAGCGGGCCGCCCTGGCCGAGGTGCGCCGCGTGCTCAGGCCCGGCGGCGAGGTGCGCTTCTTCGAGCACGTACGCTCCTCCCGCCCCGCGGTGAGCCTGCTCCAGCACGCCGTCACGCCGCTGTGGCGGCGGTTCACCGGCGACTGCCACCCCAACCGCGACACCGCCCGCGCCCTGCGCGACAGCGGGCTCGTCGTCGAGGAGTGCGAGCGCTTCCCCTTCAAGCCGCTGCCGTCGTCGCCGACGCTGACCCACATCCTGGGGCGCGCGCGAAACCCCTGA
- a CDS encoding YybH family protein: MSKISHRRALLLAAVLPALLVAGCAAGTDTQAMKGAASPASPTDMTSPEQTGTGMESPMGTGTASPTGTAGAAQARSVVQGFFDAVKSGNVDQVVGAFSDDAVVALAGKATATGGNAIRSLFQDQLKNKDMAKATHTIEDSRDLGPQYAVVRARSKQGDNAYRELFLLADKGGQWKITDLMTNKAS, from the coding sequence ATGAGCAAGATTTCTCACCGCAGGGCACTCCTGCTGGCCGCCGTCCTTCCCGCCCTGCTGGTGGCGGGCTGCGCCGCGGGCACCGACACACAGGCCATGAAGGGCGCGGCGAGCCCGGCCTCGCCCACCGACATGACGTCGCCGGAGCAGACCGGCACCGGCATGGAGTCGCCCATGGGCACCGGCACGGCCTCGCCCACCGGCACCGCCGGGGCCGCGCAGGCGCGCTCGGTCGTCCAGGGCTTCTTCGACGCGGTCAAGTCGGGCAACGTGGACCAGGTCGTCGGCGCCTTCTCCGACGACGCGGTGGTCGCCCTGGCCGGCAAGGCCACGGCGACCGGCGGGAACGCGATCCGCTCCCTCTTCCAGGACCAGCTCAAGAACAAGGACATGGCCAAGGCCACGCACACCATCGAGGACTCGCGCGACCTCGGCCCGCAGTACGCGGTGGTCCGCGCGCGCAGCAAGCAGGGCGACAACGCCTACCGCGAGCTGTTCCTGCTGGCCGACAAGGGCGGCCAGTGGAAGATCACAGACCTTATGACCAACAAGGCGTCCTGA
- the nirD gene encoding nitrite reductase small subunit NirD produces the protein MSAAWTPVCAYDDLLPERGVCVLVAGRQVALFRTWDGGLHALDNLDPFSGAYVLSRGIVGTRKGEPTVASPLHKQVFSLATGDCLDERGVRVPVYGVRLAGAAVEVRA, from the coding sequence ATGAGCGCCGCGTGGACGCCGGTGTGCGCCTACGACGACCTGCTGCCGGAGCGCGGCGTGTGCGTGCTGGTGGCGGGCCGGCAGGTCGCGCTGTTCCGCACCTGGGACGGCGGCCTGCACGCGCTGGACAACCTGGATCCGTTCAGCGGGGCGTACGTGCTCTCGCGCGGCATCGTCGGCACCAGGAAGGGGGAGCCGACCGTGGCCTCGCCACTGCACAAGCAGGTGTTCTCGCTGGCGACGGGAGACTGCCTGGACGAGCGGGGCGTGCGCGTGCCGGTTTACGGGGTGCGGCTGGCGGGCGCCGCGGTGGAGGTGCGGGCGTAG